The window AATACTATAAAACAGGAAAATTATTAAAAGTATCTGTACCTGAACCGGTTTCTGATTTAGTACTCAAAATAAAGAAAAATGAAATGGTTGTTTTGAAATGGAAATCTCCTAAAGATAAAAGTAATCTAATGGGATACTATGTATATAAAGATGGTATACTTGTGGCAAATATTCAAAACAAAAATATTGATGATTCAGATACTGAATTTATTGATAAAAAAGGTTCTCAGAATAATTTGTATGAGGTGTCATCCTATAATGTTAATGGAGAAGAATCAATAAAAGTAAAAACTCACATGTAATTATAATCTAGAGCATTCTTTATTTTTTATGAATTTTATTCTGAAAAGATGAAAATTGTACTTACCTAACGTTCAAAAATTATCACTATGAAAAGAAGAAAAAAATTATTTGGATCTTTCCAACATCTGAAAGTAGGATTACTTCTTATGTTGATGTGTCTCTCTGTGATGACAGCTTATGCTCAATCCGGGACAGTGAAAGGAATCGTTCTTGATGAGACTGACAGTCCTTTTATGGGTGCAAGTGTCTCTGAAAAAGGTACTAAAAATGGAACTATTACTGATATTGATGGTAAATTTACGATTAATGTCAAAAATTTGAAAAGTTCTGTTTTAAAATTCTCTTTTATTGGATGTAAAACAATAGAGGAGTCTGTAAATGGACGTAAGTCTATCACCGTAACATTAGTGACTACTGCTACAACTCTTGATGAAGTTGTTGCTATTGGATATGGTACCGTAAAAAAAAGAGATCTTACAGGTTCTGTATCTTCTGTGAGAAGTGAAGAGTTGTTAAAGACTAATCCATCAAGCATTAACCAGGCATTACAAGGAAAAATTGCTGGTGTTCAGGTTAGTCAGGCTGATGGTGCTCCTGGTGCTGGAATCAGTATTCAGATTCGTGGAGCAAATTCATTCACTACTAGTTCAGAGCCTCTATATGTTATTGATGGAGTACCATTTAACGCAGGTTCAGCTCCTAGTACTGATTATGCCACTAAACAAACTAATAATCCATTGAATCTGATTAATCCGCGCGATGTAAAATCTATTGAAGTGTTGAAAGATGCCTCTTCAACTGCAATATATGGTTCTCGTGGTGCTAATGGCGTTATCTTAATTACGACCAAAAGTGGTTATGAAGGTAAAACTAAAGTTGAATTAAGCGCAAATTATGGGATATCTAAACCTGTAAAGTTAATTGAAGTACTGGATGCTGCATCTTATGCTGAATTTAGAAATGAAGGAACCAGAAATGGTTATATTTACGACGGAAAGGATTTTGTAGATGAGAATAATTTGCCATTTCCTATTCCCGGACGTTATAACTACGTTACAGAAAAAAACCCAGTAACAGGTCAAATATCTAAAGTTGATAGTACTTATATGCCAAGTCCACAAGACTATAGAAATGGCTATATGAATAACGGAACTAATTGGCAAGATCAAATATTTCAAACAGCTCTTACTCAGGATTACAATTTGAGTGTGTCTGGTGGAGATAAGAAAGGACAGTATATGTTTTCCCTTGGTATGTTGGATCAGCAGGGAAATATTGTTAATTCTTATTATAAACGTTACAGCATAAGATCAAATATTAATCGTAAGGTTACGGATTGGTTCGAGTTTGGTAATAATCTTACCGCTTCAAAATCCAAGAATCGTATGGCGCGAACCAATACTGAAACCTTTGGAATTGTTAATGACGCAATATCTTTTAATCCTACAAGAACTATTTTTGATCCGAATAAGCCATCTGGTTACTCAGAAGATTATGCAAACGGATTATCCAATCCTTACCTTTATGTTCATCAAGCAAAAAATTTATTAGAGTCTTTGAACATTTATAATTCATCATATGCTCAGATAACATTTAATAAATATCTTAGTTTCAGACAAAACCTAGGATATGGATATAGCCAGGATAAACGTAATCAGTATTATAACAGATATATTAGCGGAGGTATAACGCCAACCAATGGTTATGCTTCTCAAACTGATTCATATTATGAAAGTGTCACAGCAGAATCAATGTTGACATTTAATAAGGATTTTGCTAAAATACATCATGTTGATGCTGTACTTGGCTGGTCATATGAAAGTGTTAATTGGGGCTCAAAAGGAATGAGCGGACATGGATTTGCGAATGATCTAAATGAAGAATACAACATGGGGGCAGCTCTTACTCAGGATCCCAATACTTCTGATAAAGGAGCGTGTTCTTTAATGTCTTATCTGGGACGTGTAAATTACATTTTAATGGATAAATATTTATTCACAGCATCCTTCCGTAGGGATGGTTCCAGCCGTTTAGCTAATAATCGTTGGTCTAATTTTGCTTCAGCTGCTTTAGCTTGGCGTTTGTCCGAAGAAAAATTTATTAAGAATTTGGGCATTTTTGATGTGCTGAAATTACGTTTGAGTTATGGACAAACAGGAAATCAAGGGATTAATGCTTATGCAACCCGGTCAAGAATGACTATACAGCAGTATCCTAATGATGGATCTCTAACCAATGGTTTTGCTGAAGATAGATGGGGAGGACCAGCAGCTCCAAATTTAAAGTGGGAAAATACGACCCAATATAACGCAGGTCTCGATTTGGGATTCTTTAAGAACCGCGTAAATTTTGTGATTGATGCTTACAGAAAGAAAACATCTGACTTATTACAATATGTATATATACCAATGAGTACCGGATTCTCTTCCATAGCTTCTAACTATGGAAACGTAGAAAATAAAGGTTTAGAAATTGCTGGAAATTTCTTCCTTGTTGACCAAAAAGATTTTAATTGGAAACTGGATGCAAATATCTCTTTTAATAGAAATACCATAAGCGGATTGAATTCTGATCAATTTTCAGATGTTTGCTGGGGATTGGAAAGTATGTTCCTAAGGAGAAACGGAAAGTCTATTGGTGTTATTTATGGTTATCAGGAAGACGGATACTATGATAATGAAGCTGAGGTTAGAGCAGATCCATTATATAAAGACGTAAAGGATGAAAGTAAATTCAAAAAAATGATTGGTCAGGTTAAGTATAAAGATAATAATGGAGATGGAGCTATTGATGCTACTGATAAAGCCATTATAGGAAATACAAATCCTGATTTTACATATGGTTTCACAAATACATTTACATATAAGAATCTCTCATTAAGCTTCTTTTTTCAGGGAACTAAAGGCAATGATATTTTGAATGTAAATTTAAAGGATTACGATATGGCTTCAACAACAAATATGCCAAAATTTGTTTGGGATAACAGGTGGACTGAAGAAAATAGAACTAATGCGCAGTTCCCTCGTGCAGATTTTACATATACTCGAAGCTTGAAAGCATCTGACAGATATGTTGAAGACGGGTCTTATTTACGTTTAAAAAACCTAAGTGTTAATTACCGCTTGATACATCCAATAAAGGAAATTGAAGCAATGAACTTAACTCTTGCTGTTAATAACCTTTTCACGATAACAAAATACCGTTGGTATGATCCAGATGTAAACACCTTTGGTAGTGACACGTCTCGTAGGGGTGTAGATATGGATTCATATCCAAGTGCTAGAACTATTAATCTGGGTATTCAGATTACTTTTTAATGCATATAGTATTCATCTTAATAATAATATAAAATGAAATATAATATTTTAAAATACATAGTAGCAACTTTTATACTCGTAACGGGTAGTTCCTGTTCTGACATGCTTGATGAAAAAGTTTATACTTTTGTTTCAGGTGAAAATTTAGTTGCAGCAAAGAGTTATAATGAATTGGTCTCTGGTGCATTTAATGCATTGAGCTTTGGTTTTGAGTGGGGTAATTACCACAATATTGTCAATTTTGATACAGATTATCAAACCGGACCAACATGGGCCTTTGGAACCTTAGGAGCTGGAAATTTTTATGAAGATGGTTCTAATATTAATTTCTATAAATATTATTACCAATGTATTCATAGGGCTGAATATCATTCTTACTTAATCAATCAGATGGATATTGCTCAGGATGTCAAAGATAATGCATGTGGAGAACTAGCTTTTTTAACAGCATGGTCTTATTTCAATTTGGTTCAGTTTTATGGAGATTTAAGCTTATATAAAACATCTGTATCAGAAGGAGCACCTCTATATATTCCACGTTCTCCTATTAAGGATGTTTATGCGTTTATTATTGAGGAATTAAAATTTGCTGAAAAAGCAATGTATTCTACTAAGGATGCAAAATATGTAAAAGGTCATGTTTCCAGAGGCGCTGCGAAAGCATTACTGGCTAAAGTATATTGTACTATAGGTTCTGCTTCTATGGCAAAAGGGAATAAAATATCCGTAATGGAGGGAGTTCCATTTAAATTTGATGATAATGGAAATAAAGTACGGGTTCCATATCCTTCCAAGCAAACATTCGAAAAAGACCAGGTAGCCGGCTATGAAAGTTTTGATTCTAAAGCTTATTATAAGCTGGCGATGGATAAAGCAAAAGAACTTATTGATTTAGGCGACTTTGATCTCTATCCGTCTCAAAAAGAACTGTGGTCTCCAGCTAGTAAAAATGGAAAGGAATTTATATTCTCTTTACAGACATTGGCAGGTAATTCAACACTAAGTAATTATGTAGCGACTGACTATGCAGGATATATTTACACTGATGGAACTTTATCTTCTGGTTATTATGTACAACGTGATCATTGGTATCAACTTTTTGATGATACAGATGAACGTATTACATGGGGAGTAATTCACCGTTTCCCTTTTAATTATGTTACAGCTACAGGGAAACTTGAATATTGCTATTATCCTGCTAAAGACAGTGTTAAGGTAAGACTAGGACTTGATGGTTATCAACCAACAGATATCTTGAGATATGATGCGCATTTGTATGGGTCTAAATTAATGAAGTTTAGACAAATTACAGTGCCTCTTGATGGAAACAGAACTGATTATAACTGGCCTTTTATGCGTTATGCCGAAGTGCTTTTGCTTTATGCTGAAGCAGATAACGAAGTCAATGGTGGACCATCGAGTGAAGCTATTAAACAGGTTGAGAAACTTAATACACGAAATAAAAGCAAGAAAGTTTCTGAGATTGGTGCTGTAACTCCTTGGACTCAGGAATCATTCCGGTCTTATATTCTTCAGGAAAGAGTTAAAGAGTTTGCTGCAGAAGGCATACGTCGTTTTGATTTGTTGCGTTGGGGTATTTATCTCCAAACGATGAACTCCATTGGTGGGGTTGATGAAAATGAAGTTATTAAAAGGCGTGAGCAGAAACATCTTTTAATGCCATTGCCTGCTGATGAAGTAAATACAAACCCATATATTGAAAAAAATAATCCAGGTTGGTAATTATTAATATTTAAAATAGTTTATATATGAAAACGATAAATATAAAAAAAGACGTAATGCTAATATTATTAACATTACTTACTATTTCGGTCACGTCGTGCAAAAGCGATGATAATAACCTGCCTGATTCACCAAGCTTTAGCAAAGTGACTACAATCAAAGATATGGCAACGCCTATTACGGGCGGAAGTATGGGAGATTGGATTGCAATAAAAGGAGGTAATTTTGAGCAAACAGATTCTATATTGTTTAATGATGTTGCAGTACATTTGAAAGACATCTATTACGAAAATAATGTTTTATATGTACAGGTTCCGATTAAGTTACCATCTAAAGTTACTAATAAAGTTACTGTAAAAACGCAGGGTGGAGAAACGGCTTTTGACTTCAATGTTAATATTCCAAATCTCCAATTAACAAGTATGTTCAATGAATATACTTTACCAGGAGATACAATCAAAATCTATGGAAAATTCTTATCCCTTTATGAAGTAGATAGCTTAAACACTGTTGTTTCATTTGGTGGTAAAGAAAGCCCTGTAATTAAAGCTACAGATAACTATATTACAGCTAAAGTTCCTTTGGATGTTCAGCCAAATGTAAGGGTTAAAGCAATTAATAAGAAGTATAATGCTGAGGCTGTATGTCCGGGTTATTATCAGGATAAGCACCATGTTATTACCACTTTTGACTCAGATTTTCCCTACACTAGTTCAACTGGTCAGCAGTGGGTTGGAGAATGGAAGAATCCTAAACCTACATCAGGCAAATATCTCCGTTTTGAGGTAGACCAGGCTACTTATCCTAGTGGACTAGGTTGGTTCTATTTTTTCACAAGTGATGTGAATTATACTTTGGACATGGTGCAACATCCGGATAAATATACGCTGAAGTTTGAACTCAATATGGCTTTACCAATAAAAACAACTAATTTTTTTGTTTATTATTATTGGGCTGTTGCGCCAACCGCAATGAGCGGAGATTTTTTCAATGTACAGAATTTAGGTATATGGCAAACTGTAAATATTCCGTTAGAAAAAATAATACCATTAAATAATACCGATACCTGGACAGCCTATTCTTTGAATATTCGCGTAGAAGACTTTGCTCCAGTTGAGCAAGTAGCTATGTATTTTGATAACTTCCGTATTTATCAGAAGGAATAATCCATTAAAGTTTTTTGGATTTGTAGTTAATTATGTTTGAAAAAATTGTGCATATTATTGATATCTTAAATTGATGATGCTTAGGCTGTTAAAATAAGATGTCAATATGCATAATTTTAATATTTTATTATTATTTTAAAGAAAAGATGTTCTAGTAAATGACATTATTATTTAATTATAAAAGGAAGAAAATAACAATGAATAGAGTATTATTGTCAATTTTAGCTTTGGTGTTATCAATATGTGCATTCCCTCAGAAATTTGATAACTTAGGTAAAACACCTCAAATGGGATGGAATAGTTGGAATGCATTTGCGACAAAGATTGATGAACAACTAGTGAAAGACATGGCTGATGCATTTGTTAATTTAGGATTAAAAGATGTAGGGTATGAATATATTGTACTTGATGACGGCTGGATGGGGATGCAGCGTGATGCTCAAGGCAATTTTGTTCCCAATCCAGAAAAATTTCCCAACGGAATAAAAGCATTGGCAGATTATGTTCATTCAAAAGGTTTGAAATTTGGATTATATAGTTGTGTCGGTGATAAAACATGCGCAGGTTATCCGGGAAGCAGAGGACATGAATTTCAGGATGCTTTGAAGTTTGCTGAATGGGGAGTTGATTATTTAAAATATGATTGGTGCTATGCAGGATTGATGAATGCACAGGAAGCTTACACAACCATGAGAGATGCCCTTTATGCAGCAAAACGTCCAGTCTATTTTAGCCTTTGTGAATGGGGGGATAATCAACCTTGGAAATGGGCCAAAGAGGTTGGGCATAGCTGGAGAACGACTGGTGATATTAATAATTGCTTTAATGGTTCAAAAGACAGATATGGAGTATTGCAGATATTAAATATGAGAGATCAGGATATGCTTAGAAAAGTAGCAGGTCCTGGCCATTGGAATGACATGGATATGATGGAAATTGGCAATGGTGGACTTACTCATTTTGAAGAAGAAACACATTTTGCACTTTGGGCAATATTAACTTCTCCTTTGATTTTAGGGAATGATCTGAGAACCATATCAAAAGAAACATTGGAAATTGTAAAAAACAAAGATATTATAGCCTTGAGTCAGGACTCTCTTGGAATTCAAGGATTTAAGTATAAAACAGTTCAAGGTAATATTGAAATATGGGTTAAGCCTTTAGTTAATAATGAATGGGCTGTTTGTTTTTTTAATTGCTCGGATAATGCTGCTGAATTGAACTTTGACTGGAATGGGCAAACTATCAAAGACAGTATTTATAATTTTGAAATTTCTTTTTCAAATAAGAATGTCTATAAAATGAAAGATCTGTATACCCATAAAGAAATAGGAAAAACAAATAAGGTATTAAAAAGTAAATTAGAAAAGAATCAATCTTTAGTGCTGAGGTTGCATAAATGATGCAATTATTTTTATTATGACTTACTTAAATAAACATTAGTAGTCATACAGTTTATGTTTTATCGTCAATAGGTATTAGTCTAAATATATGGATATTGAATTTATGAGCGAATTTTTAAAAGAAATAAGAGAACAACCAACAGCTTTGAGAGATACTTTACTTTATTATCTACAAGGTGATGGGGCTGAGAAACTGAAAAGTGTTGTTGATATTTGGAACACAGGTAAATATGATAAAATCATTTTTACAGGAATGGGGAGTTCTTTTTTTATTTCCTATGCCGCTACCTGTTTGTTAAATAAGCACAGCATAACTTCATTTGCTATTAATGCAGGAGAATTATTACATTATCAGCTTTCATTGCTTAACAGTAAAAGCTTATTGGTTTGTATTTCACAGTCAGGAGAAAGTTTTGAAATAGTAAATCTTATTCAAAAGCTACCAAAAGATATAACAATAATTTCTGTATGCAATGAAGAAAAAAGCTTTTTAGCTGAACATACAGAAATTTCCCTTTTGAGCAAAGCGGGCAAAGAAGATATGACATCAACAAAAACTTTTGTTTCTAGTTACTTAGTTATATATATATTGTCATTAGCTTTAGTCAGAGAATTTGATGATAA of the uncultured Bacteroides sp. genome contains:
- a CDS encoding glycan-binding surface protein, producing the protein MKTINIKKDVMLILLTLLTISVTSCKSDDNNLPDSPSFSKVTTIKDMATPITGGSMGDWIAIKGGNFEQTDSILFNDVAVHLKDIYYENNVLYVQVPIKLPSKVTNKVTVKTQGGETAFDFNVNIPNLQLTSMFNEYTLPGDTIKIYGKFLSLYEVDSLNTVVSFGGKESPVIKATDNYITAKVPLDVQPNVRVKAINKKYNAEAVCPGYYQDKHHVITTFDSDFPYTSSTGQQWVGEWKNPKPTSGKYLRFEVDQATYPSGLGWFYFFTSDVNYTLDMVQHPDKYTLKFELNMALPIKTTNFFVYYYWAVAPTAMSGDFFNVQNLGIWQTVNIPLEKIIPLNNTDTWTAYSLNIRVEDFAPVEQVAMYFDNFRIYQKE
- a CDS encoding glycoside hydrolase family 27 protein; amino-acid sequence: MNRVLLSILALVLSICAFPQKFDNLGKTPQMGWNSWNAFATKIDEQLVKDMADAFVNLGLKDVGYEYIVLDDGWMGMQRDAQGNFVPNPEKFPNGIKALADYVHSKGLKFGLYSCVGDKTCAGYPGSRGHEFQDALKFAEWGVDYLKYDWCYAGLMNAQEAYTTMRDALYAAKRPVYFSLCEWGDNQPWKWAKEVGHSWRTTGDINNCFNGSKDRYGVLQILNMRDQDMLRKVAGPGHWNDMDMMEIGNGGLTHFEEETHFALWAILTSPLILGNDLRTISKETLEIVKNKDIIALSQDSLGIQGFKYKTVQGNIEIWVKPLVNNEWAVCFFNCSDNAAELNFDWNGQTIKDSIYNFEISFSNKNVYKMKDLYTHKEIGKTNKVLKSKLEKNQSLVLRLHK
- a CDS encoding RagB/SusD family nutrient uptake outer membrane protein — its product is MKYNILKYIVATFILVTGSSCSDMLDEKVYTFVSGENLVAAKSYNELVSGAFNALSFGFEWGNYHNIVNFDTDYQTGPTWAFGTLGAGNFYEDGSNINFYKYYYQCIHRAEYHSYLINQMDIAQDVKDNACGELAFLTAWSYFNLVQFYGDLSLYKTSVSEGAPLYIPRSPIKDVYAFIIEELKFAEKAMYSTKDAKYVKGHVSRGAAKALLAKVYCTIGSASMAKGNKISVMEGVPFKFDDNGNKVRVPYPSKQTFEKDQVAGYESFDSKAYYKLAMDKAKELIDLGDFDLYPSQKELWSPASKNGKEFIFSLQTLAGNSTLSNYVATDYAGYIYTDGTLSSGYYVQRDHWYQLFDDTDERITWGVIHRFPFNYVTATGKLEYCYYPAKDSVKVRLGLDGYQPTDILRYDAHLYGSKLMKFRQITVPLDGNRTDYNWPFMRYAEVLLLYAEADNEVNGGPSSEAIKQVEKLNTRNKSKKVSEIGAVTPWTQESFRSYILQERVKEFAAEGIRRFDLLRWGIYLQTMNSIGGVDENEVIKRREQKHLLMPLPADEVNTNPYIEKNNPGW
- a CDS encoding SIS domain-containing protein, with the translated sequence MDIEFMSEFLKEIREQPTALRDTLLYYLQGDGAEKLKSVVDIWNTGKYDKIIFTGMGSSFFISYAATCLLNKHSITSFAINAGELLHYQLSLLNSKSLLVCISQSGESFEIVNLIQKLPKDITIISVCNEEKSFLAEHTEISLLSKAGKEDMTSTKTFVSSYLVIYILSLALVREFDDKIVSKIEKMISVVDFLINHSCQWLSDSMTLLAHTPFIQLIGRGPIYATVKQSALMFMEATGTPSSGTLGGEFRHGPMEMVKDGFKAIVFAPSGETYDQSVSMAKDISKYGGKVIFITNISSMFDDKNIFNITIPFLDSDLFAIPAVIPLQLIVNQWALENNIIPGAFTRGAKVTAIE
- a CDS encoding TonB-dependent receptor is translated as MKRRKKLFGSFQHLKVGLLLMLMCLSVMTAYAQSGTVKGIVLDETDSPFMGASVSEKGTKNGTITDIDGKFTINVKNLKSSVLKFSFIGCKTIEESVNGRKSITVTLVTTATTLDEVVAIGYGTVKKRDLTGSVSSVRSEELLKTNPSSINQALQGKIAGVQVSQADGAPGAGISIQIRGANSFTTSSEPLYVIDGVPFNAGSAPSTDYATKQTNNPLNLINPRDVKSIEVLKDASSTAIYGSRGANGVILITTKSGYEGKTKVELSANYGISKPVKLIEVLDAASYAEFRNEGTRNGYIYDGKDFVDENNLPFPIPGRYNYVTEKNPVTGQISKVDSTYMPSPQDYRNGYMNNGTNWQDQIFQTALTQDYNLSVSGGDKKGQYMFSLGMLDQQGNIVNSYYKRYSIRSNINRKVTDWFEFGNNLTASKSKNRMARTNTETFGIVNDAISFNPTRTIFDPNKPSGYSEDYANGLSNPYLYVHQAKNLLESLNIYNSSYAQITFNKYLSFRQNLGYGYSQDKRNQYYNRYISGGITPTNGYASQTDSYYESVTAESMLTFNKDFAKIHHVDAVLGWSYESVNWGSKGMSGHGFANDLNEEYNMGAALTQDPNTSDKGACSLMSYLGRVNYILMDKYLFTASFRRDGSSRLANNRWSNFASAALAWRLSEEKFIKNLGIFDVLKLRLSYGQTGNQGINAYATRSRMTIQQYPNDGSLTNGFAEDRWGGPAAPNLKWENTTQYNAGLDLGFFKNRVNFVIDAYRKKTSDLLQYVYIPMSTGFSSIASNYGNVENKGLEIAGNFFLVDQKDFNWKLDANISFNRNTISGLNSDQFSDVCWGLESMFLRRNGKSIGVIYGYQEDGYYDNEAEVRADPLYKDVKDESKFKKMIGQVKYKDNNGDGAIDATDKAIIGNTNPDFTYGFTNTFTYKNLSLSFFFQGTKGNDILNVNLKDYDMASTTNMPKFVWDNRWTEENRTNAQFPRADFTYTRSLKASDRYVEDGSYLRLKNLSVNYRLIHPIKEIEAMNLTLAVNNLFTITKYRWYDPDVNTFGSDTSRRGVDMDSYPSARTINLGIQITF